A portion of the Algisphaera agarilytica genome contains these proteins:
- a CDS encoding RluA family pseudouridine synthase, translated as MSQDVPPAASGEAWPQRLDMAVAAVAGVSRRRAQRLIADGVVTLNGRVAKSGDKGRMIGPQDRVLVTAEVGRVLPQPEMPLVVLGEGDGWVAVDKPAGVPVHPLREGEAGTLLNAVAGRYPQVQGVGASGDEGGLKSGVVHRLDVETSGVLLFALDEERWQRFRQAFSNHTADKRYTAIVSGHPPEHGEVDLRLAVTQHKPARVQAVPDDPSHPHHSDSRRCTLSWNVTQRLAAASQLDIQLGTGFLHQIRATFAHLGHPVLGDPVYGPTSSPHETKASRMLLHATSLRIEGIEVESPLPEAFLDVGSQP; from the coding sequence ATGAGCCAGGACGTCCCACCAGCCGCCTCGGGGGAAGCGTGGCCCCAACGCCTCGATATGGCGGTGGCGGCTGTCGCGGGCGTCTCGCGGAGGCGGGCCCAGAGGCTGATCGCCGACGGTGTGGTCACGCTCAACGGCAGGGTGGCGAAATCCGGGGACAAAGGGCGCATGATTGGCCCGCAGGACCGCGTCTTGGTGACGGCCGAGGTCGGGCGAGTCCTTCCGCAGCCTGAGATGCCGCTGGTGGTTCTGGGTGAAGGCGACGGGTGGGTGGCGGTCGACAAGCCCGCCGGGGTGCCGGTACATCCGCTGCGGGAAGGAGAGGCCGGAACGCTGCTCAACGCGGTGGCGGGGCGGTACCCCCAAGTGCAGGGTGTGGGTGCTTCAGGCGATGAAGGTGGCTTGAAGTCGGGCGTCGTGCATCGGCTCGATGTCGAAACGTCGGGCGTACTGCTCTTCGCCCTCGACGAGGAACGATGGCAGCGTTTCCGCCAGGCTTTTTCCAACCACACCGCCGACAAACGCTACACCGCGATCGTGTCGGGCCACCCGCCGGAGCACGGCGAGGTGGACCTACGTCTGGCCGTCACCCAACACAAGCCCGCGCGGGTCCAGGCGGTCCCCGATGACCCGTCCCACCCGCACCACAGCGACTCCCGCCGGTGCACGCTGAGTTGGAACGTTACGCAAAGACTCGCCGCAGCGTCACAGCTCGACATCCAACTCGGCACCGGGTTTCTGCACCAGATCCGTGCGACGTTTGCGCACCTGGGCCACCCCGTCCTCGGCGACCCGGTTTACGGACCGACATCATCGCCCCACGAAACGAAAGCCTCGCGGATGCTGCTGCATGCAACATCGCTCCGCATCGAAGGCATCGAAGTCGAAAGCCCGTTGCCGGAAGCTTTTCTGGATGTTGGGTCGCAGCCGTAG